The DNA window CGAACTGCTCGACACGGTTGGTCTGGACGTGGCCGCCGGCGTAGGCCATGAGCTGGCTCCGTTCCTGGGCCTGCAGATTCCGGCCGCGCTGCAGACCGTCGAGCCGGGCAAGCGCGGCAAGAAGGACGGCCAGGGGATCTATAAGTGGGAAAACGGTCGCGCGCAGAAGCCCGACGTGCCGGCCAACTACCAATCCCCCACAGACCTGGAAGACCGCCTGATCCTGCCGCTGCTCAACGAAGCCGTGGCCTGCCTGCACGAAGGCGTGGTGGCCGATGCTGACCTGCTGGACGCCGGGGTGATCTTCGGCACCGGTTTCGCGCCGTTCCGCGGCGGCCCGATCCAGCACATCCGCGCCACCGGGGCGGATGCGCTGGTCGAGCGGCTGAAGCTGCTGCAGCAGCGGTACGGGGATCGTTTCGCGCCGCGCCCGGGTTGGGATTCGCTGGTGTTGCGCGAACCAGTGGTGTGACGCAGATCAACGCCGCCGCAAGGCGGCGTTGCTGCTTTCCGGACGACCTGTTGCTCGAATGGGGCATCCGGGCAGTGGCGTGACGTGCCATGCTGACGTTCTGTCCACGCCAGCGAGAACGCCCGCATGACCACCATCATCGCCCCGCGCGTCCATGATATCGGCGGCCTGGAAGTGCGCCGCGCCGTTCCCACGCTGCAGGCCCGCAGCGTTGGGCCGTTCGTGTTCGTCGACCAGATGGGTCCTGCGGTGCTGTCGGCCGGTGCCGGTATCGACGTGCGCCCGCATCCGCACATCGGCCTGGCCACGGTCACCTTCCTGTGGTCCGGTGCCATTGGCCACCGCGATACGCTCGGCTCGGACCAGGTGATCCGCCCGGGCGACGTGAACTGGATGACCGCCGGGCGGGGTATCGCGCATTCCGAACGCACGCCGCCGGTGGAGCGTGAGCACGACCACCCGCTGCACGGCATGCAGACCTGGGTCGCGTTGCCGAAGAATTTCGAGGAAACCGATCCCGCGTTCTATCACCACAGTGCCGCGACCCTGCCGCAGCAGCATCGTGACGGGGTGTGGTTGCGGGTGATCGCCGGGCGCGCTTACGGTGAAGAATCGCCGGTCAAGGTGTTCGCGGATACGTTGAACGTGGCCCTCGACCTGGAGACCGGCGCGGAACTGGACCTGGATACCGGCCACAAGGAA is part of the Stenotrophomonas oahuensis genome and encodes:
- a CDS encoding pirin family protein encodes the protein MTTIIAPRVHDIGGLEVRRAVPTLQARSVGPFVFVDQMGPAVLSAGAGIDVRPHPHIGLATVTFLWSGAIGHRDTLGSDQVIRPGDVNWMTAGRGIAHSERTPPVEREHDHPLHGMQTWVALPKNFEETDPAFYHHSAATLPQQHRDGVWLRVIAGRAYGEESPVKVFADTLNVALDLETGAELDLDTGHKERAIYVLEGDLQLDGVDVPAQHLILPEFNARGRLRAKTPVKAMLLGGEPLDGPRHLWWNFVSSSKERIEQAKHDWEAGRFGTIPGDDKEFIPLPGY